A stretch of the Macaca mulatta isolate MMU2019108-1 chromosome 14, T2T-MMU8v2.0, whole genome shotgun sequence genome encodes the following:
- the GANAB gene encoding neutral alpha-glucosidase AB precursor (The RefSeq protein has 1 substitution compared to this genomic sequence), with the protein MAEVAAVAARRRRSWASLVLVFLGVCLGITLAVDRSNFKTCEESSFCKRQRSIRPGLSPYRALLDSLQLGPDSLTVHLIHEVTKVLLVLELQGLQKNMTRIRIDELEPRRPRYRVPDVLVADPPIARLSVSGRDDNSVELTMAEGPYKIILTARPFRLDLLEDRSLLLSVNARGLLEFEHQRAPRVSFSDKVSLTLGSMWDKIKNLFSRQGSKDPAEGDGAQPEETPRDGDKPEETQGKAEKDEPGAWEETFKTHSDSKPYGPMSVGLDFSLPGMEHVYGIPEHADNLRLKVTEGGEPYRLYNLDVFQYELYNPMALYGSVPVLLAHNPHRDLGIFWLNAAETWVDISSNTAGKTLFGKMMDYLQGSGETPQTDVRWMSETGIIDVFLLLGPSISDVFRQYASLTGTQALPPLFSLGYHQSRWNYRDEADVLEVDQGFDEHNLPCDVIWLDIEHADGKRYFTWDPSRFPQPRTMLERLASKRRKLVAIVDPHIKVDSGYRVHDELRNLGLYVKTRDGSDYEGWCWPGSAGYPDFTNPTMRAWWANMFSYDNYEGSAPNLFVWNDMNEPSVFNGPEVTMLKDAQHYGGWEHRDVHNIYGLYVHMATADGLRQRSGGMERPFVLARAFFAGSQRFGAVWTGDNTAEWDHLKISIPMCLSLGLVGLSFCGADVGGFFKNPEPELLVRWYQMGAYQPFFRAHAHLDTGRREPWLLPSQHNDIIRDALGQRYSLLPFWYTLFYQAHREGIPIMRPLWVQYPQDVTTFSIDDQYLLGDALLVHPVSDSGAHGVQVYLPGQGEVWYDIQSYQKHHGPQTLYLPVTLSSIPVFQRGGTIVPRWMRVRRSSECMKDDPITLFVALSPQGTAEGELFLDDGHTFNYETRQEFLLRRFLFSGNTLVSSSADPEGHFETPIWIERVVIIGAGKPAAAVLQTKGSPESRLSFQHDPETSVLVLRKPGINVASDWSIHLR; encoded by the exons ATGGCGGAGGTAGCGGCAGTGGCGGCGCGTAGGAGGCG GTCTTGGGCATCTTTGGTACTGGTTTTTTTAGGGGTCTGCCTGGGGATTACCCTCGCTGTGGATAGAAGCAACTTTAAGACCTGTGAAGAGAGTTCTTTCTGCAA GCGACAGAGAAGCATACGGCCAGGCCTCTCTCCATACCGAGCCTTGCTGGACTCTCTACAGCTTGGTCCTGATTCTCTCACGGTCCATCTCATCCATGAGGTCACCAAG GTGTTGCTGGTGCTAGAGCTTCAGGGGCTTCAGAAGAACATGACTCGGATCAGAATTGATGAGCTGGAGCCTCGGCGACCCCGATACCGTGTGCCAGATGTTTTGGTGGCTGATCCGCCAATAGCTCG GCTTTCTGTCTCTGGTCGTGATGACAACAGTGTGGAGTTAACCATGGCTGAGGGACCCTACAAGATCATCTTGACAGCCCGGCCATTCCGCCTTGACCTACTAGAGGACCGAAGCCTTCTGCTTAGTGTCAATGCCCGAGGACTCTTGGAGTTTGAGCACCAGAGGGCCCCTAGGGTCTC TTTCTCGGATAAAGTTAGTCTCACGCTCGGTAGCATGTGGGATAAGATCAAGAACCTTTTCTCTAG GCAAGGATCAAAAGACCCAGCTGAGGGCGATGGGGCCCAGCCTGAGGAAACACCCAGGGATGGTGACAAG CCAGAGGAGACTCAGGGGAAGGCAGAGAAAGATGAGCCAGGAGCCTGGGAGGAGACATTCAAAACTCACTCTGACAGCAAACCATATG gCCCCATGTCTGTGGGTTTGGACTTCTCTCTGCCAGGCATGGAGCATGTCTATGGGATCCCTGAGCATGCAGACAATCTGAGGCTGAAGGTCACTGA GGGTGGGGAGCCATATCGCCTCTACAATTTGGATGTGTTCCAGTATGAGCTGTACAACCCCATGGCCTTGTATGGGTCTGTGCCTGTGCTCCTGGCACACAACCCTCATCGTGACTTGGGCATCTTCTGGCTCAATGCTGCAGAGACCTGGGTTGATATATCCTCCAACACTGCTGGGAAG ACCCTGTTTGGGAAGATGATGGACTACCTGCAGGGCTCTGGGGAGACCCCACAGACAGATGTTCGCTGGATGTCAGAAACTGGCATCATTGATGTCTTCCTGCTGCTTGGGCCCTCCATCTCTGATGTTTTCCGGCAATATGCTAGTCTCACAG GAACCCAGGCGTTGCCCCCACTCTTCTCCCTCGGCTACCACCAGAGCCGTTGGAACTACCGGGATGAGGCTGATGTGCTGGAAGTGGATCAGGGCTTTGATGAACACAATCTGCCCTGCGATGTCATCTGGCTGGACATTGAACATGCTGATGGCAAGCGGTATTTCACCTGGGACCCCAGTCGCTTCCCTCAGCCCCGCACCATGCTTGAGCGCTTGGCTTCTAAGAGGCGGAAG CTGGTGGCCATCGTAGACCCCCACATCAAGGTGGACTCCGGCTACCGAGTTCACGACGAGCTGCGGAACCTGGGGCTGTATGTTAAAACCCGGGATGGCTCTGACTATGAGGGCTGGTGCTGGCCAG GCTCAGCTGGTTACCCTGACTTCACTAATCCCACGATGAGGGCCTGGTGGGCTAACATGTTCAGCTATGACAATTATGAG GGCTCAGCTCCCAACCTCTTTGTCTGGAATGACATGAACGAACCATCTGTGTTCAATGGTCCTGAGGTCACCATGCTCAAGGATGCCCAGCATTATGGGGGCTGGGAGCACCGGGATGTGCATAACATCTATGGCCTTTATGTG CACATGGCGACTGCTGATGGGCTGAGACAGCGCTCTGGGGGCACGGAACGCCCCTTTGTCCTGGCCAGGGCCTTCTTCGCTGGTTCCCAGCGCTTTG GAGCCGTGTGGACAGGGGACAACACTGCCGAGTGGGACCATTTGAAGATCTCTATTCCTATGTGTCTCAGCTTGGGGCTGGTGGGACTTTCCTTCTGTGGGG cGGATGTGGGTGGCTTCTTCAAAAACCCAGAGCCAGAGCTGCTTGTGCGCTGGTACCAGATGGGTGCCTACCAGCCATTCTTCCGGGCACATGCCCACTTGGACACTGGGCGGCGAGAGCCATGGCTGTTACCATCTCAGCACAATGATATAATCCGAGATGCCTTGGGCCAGCGATATTCTTTGCTGCCTTTCTGGTACACCCTCTTCTATCAGGCCCATCGGGAAGGCATTCCTATCATGAG GCCCCTGTGGGTGCAGTATCCTCAGGATGTGACCACCTTCAGTATAGATGATCAGTACTTGCTTG GGGATGCATTGCTGGTTCACCCTGTATCAGACTCTGGAGCCCATGGTGTCCAGGTCTATCTGCCTGGCCAAGGGGAG GTGTGGTATGACATTCAAAGCTACCAGAAGCATCATGGTCCCCAGACTCTGTACCTGCCTGTAACTCTAAGCAGT ATCCCTGTGTTCCAGCGTGGAGGGACAATCGTGCCTCGATGGATGCGAGTGCGGCGGTCTTCAGAATGTATGAAGGATGACCCAATCACTCTCTTTGTTGCGCTTAGTCCTCAG GGTACAGCTGAAGGAGAGCTCTTTCTGGATGATGGGCACACGTTCAACTATGAGACTCGCCAAGAGTTCCTGCTGCGTCGATTCTTATTCTCTGGCAACACCCTTGTCTCTAG CTCGGCAGACCCTGAAGGACACTTTGAGACACCAATCTGGATTGAGCGGGTGGTGATAATAGGGGCTGGAAAGCCAGCAGCTGCGGTACTCCAGACAAAAG GATCTCCAGAAAGCCGCCTGTCCTTCCAGCATGACCCTGAGACCTCTGTGTTGGTCCTGCGCAAGCCTGGCATCAATGTGGCATCTGATTGGAGTATTCACCTGCGATAA
- the GANAB gene encoding neutral alpha-glucosidase AB isoform X1, protein MAEVAAVAARRRRSWASLVLVFLGVCLGITLAVDRSNFKTCEESSFCKRQRSIRPGLSPYRALLDSLQLGPDSLTVHLIHEVTKVRGDKEESGGGGTMAVGSKPLSPQVLLVLELQGLQKNMTRIRIDELEPRRPRYRVPDVLVADPPIARLSVSGRDDNSVELTMAEGPYKIILTARPFRLDLLEDRSLLLSVNARGLLEFEHQRAPRVSQGSKDPAEGDGAQPEETPRDGDKPEETQGKAEKDEPGAWEETFKTHSDSKPYGPMSVGLDFSLPGMEHVYGIPEHADNLRLKVTEGGEPYRLYNLDVFQYELYNPMALYGSVPVLLAHNPHRDLGIFWLNAAETWVDISSNTAGKTLFGKMMDYLQGSGETPQTDVRWMSETGIIDVFLLLGPSISDVFRQYASLTGTQALPPLFSLGYHQSRWNYRDEADVLEVDQGFDEHNLPCDVIWLDIEHADGKRYFTWDPSRFPQPRTMLERLASKRRKLVAIVDPHIKVDSGYRVHDELRNLGLYVKTRDGSDYEGWCWPGSAGYPDFTNPTMRAWWANMFSYDNYEGSAPNLFVWNDMNEPSVFNGPEVTMLKDAQHYGGWEHRDVHNIYGLYVHMATADGLRQRSGGTERPFVLARAFFAGSQRFGAVWTGDNTAEWDHLKISIPMCLSLGLVGLSFCGADVGGFFKNPEPELLVRWYQMGAYQPFFRAHAHLDTGRREPWLLPSQHNDIIRDALGQRYSLLPFWYTLFYQAHREGIPIMRPLWVQYPQDVTTFSIDDQYLLGDALLVHPVSDSGAHGVQVYLPGQGEVWYDIQSYQKHHGPQTLYLPVTLSSIPVFQRGGTIVPRWMRVRRSSECMKDDPITLFVALSPQGTAEGELFLDDGHTFNYETRQEFLLRRFLFSGNTLVSSSADPEGHFETPIWIERVVIIGAGKPAAAVLQTKGSPESRLSFQHDPETSVLVLRKPGINVASDWSIHLR, encoded by the exons ATGGCGGAGGTAGCGGCAGTGGCGGCGCGTAGGAGGCG GTCTTGGGCATCTTTGGTACTGGTTTTTTTAGGGGTCTGCCTGGGGATTACCCTCGCTGTGGATAGAAGCAACTTTAAGACCTGTGAAGAGAGTTCTTTCTGCAA GCGACAGAGAAGCATACGGCCAGGCCTCTCTCCATACCGAGCCTTGCTGGACTCTCTACAGCTTGGTCCTGATTCTCTCACGGTCCATCTCATCCATGAGGTCACCAAGGTCAGGGGAGACAAGGAGGAGTCTGGTGGGGGTGGGACAATGGCTGTGGG ATCCAAACCTCTGTCCCCGCAGGTGTTGCTGGTGCTAGAGCTTCAGGGGCTTCAGAAGAACATGACTCGGATCAGAATTGATGAGCTGGAGCCTCGGCGACCCCGATACCGTGTGCCAGATGTTTTGGTGGCTGATCCGCCAATAGCTCG GCTTTCTGTCTCTGGTCGTGATGACAACAGTGTGGAGTTAACCATGGCTGAGGGACCCTACAAGATCATCTTGACAGCCCGGCCATTCCGCCTTGACCTACTAGAGGACCGAAGCCTTCTGCTTAGTGTCAATGCCCGAGGACTCTTGGAGTTTGAGCACCAGAGGGCCCCTAGGGTCTC GCAAGGATCAAAAGACCCAGCTGAGGGCGATGGGGCCCAGCCTGAGGAAACACCCAGGGATGGTGACAAG CCAGAGGAGACTCAGGGGAAGGCAGAGAAAGATGAGCCAGGAGCCTGGGAGGAGACATTCAAAACTCACTCTGACAGCAAACCATATG gCCCCATGTCTGTGGGTTTGGACTTCTCTCTGCCAGGCATGGAGCATGTCTATGGGATCCCTGAGCATGCAGACAATCTGAGGCTGAAGGTCACTGA GGGTGGGGAGCCATATCGCCTCTACAATTTGGATGTGTTCCAGTATGAGCTGTACAACCCCATGGCCTTGTATGGGTCTGTGCCTGTGCTCCTGGCACACAACCCTCATCGTGACTTGGGCATCTTCTGGCTCAATGCTGCAGAGACCTGGGTTGATATATCCTCCAACACTGCTGGGAAG ACCCTGTTTGGGAAGATGATGGACTACCTGCAGGGCTCTGGGGAGACCCCACAGACAGATGTTCGCTGGATGTCAGAAACTGGCATCATTGATGTCTTCCTGCTGCTTGGGCCCTCCATCTCTGATGTTTTCCGGCAATATGCTAGTCTCACAG GAACCCAGGCGTTGCCCCCACTCTTCTCCCTCGGCTACCACCAGAGCCGTTGGAACTACCGGGATGAGGCTGATGTGCTGGAAGTGGATCAGGGCTTTGATGAACACAATCTGCCCTGCGATGTCATCTGGCTGGACATTGAACATGCTGATGGCAAGCGGTATTTCACCTGGGACCCCAGTCGCTTCCCTCAGCCCCGCACCATGCTTGAGCGCTTGGCTTCTAAGAGGCGGAAG CTGGTGGCCATCGTAGACCCCCACATCAAGGTGGACTCCGGCTACCGAGTTCACGACGAGCTGCGGAACCTGGGGCTGTATGTTAAAACCCGGGATGGCTCTGACTATGAGGGCTGGTGCTGGCCAG GCTCAGCTGGTTACCCTGACTTCACTAATCCCACGATGAGGGCCTGGTGGGCTAACATGTTCAGCTATGACAATTATGAG GGCTCAGCTCCCAACCTCTTTGTCTGGAATGACATGAACGAACCATCTGTGTTCAATGGTCCTGAGGTCACCATGCTCAAGGATGCCCAGCATTATGGGGGCTGGGAGCACCGGGATGTGCATAACATCTATGGCCTTTATGTG CACATGGCGACTGCTGATGGGCTGAGACAGCGCTCTGGGGGCACGGAACGCCCCTTTGTCCTGGCCAGGGCCTTCTTCGCTGGTTCCCAGCGCTTTG GAGCCGTGTGGACAGGGGACAACACTGCCGAGTGGGACCATTTGAAGATCTCTATTCCTATGTGTCTCAGCTTGGGGCTGGTGGGACTTTCCTTCTGTGGGG cGGATGTGGGTGGCTTCTTCAAAAACCCAGAGCCAGAGCTGCTTGTGCGCTGGTACCAGATGGGTGCCTACCAGCCATTCTTCCGGGCACATGCCCACTTGGACACTGGGCGGCGAGAGCCATGGCTGTTACCATCTCAGCACAATGATATAATCCGAGATGCCTTGGGCCAGCGATATTCTTTGCTGCCTTTCTGGTACACCCTCTTCTATCAGGCCCATCGGGAAGGCATTCCTATCATGAG GCCCCTGTGGGTGCAGTATCCTCAGGATGTGACCACCTTCAGTATAGATGATCAGTACTTGCTTG GGGATGCATTGCTGGTTCACCCTGTATCAGACTCTGGAGCCCATGGTGTCCAGGTCTATCTGCCTGGCCAAGGGGAG GTGTGGTATGACATTCAAAGCTACCAGAAGCATCATGGTCCCCAGACTCTGTACCTGCCTGTAACTCTAAGCAGT ATCCCTGTGTTCCAGCGTGGAGGGACAATCGTGCCTCGATGGATGCGAGTGCGGCGGTCTTCAGAATGTATGAAGGATGACCCAATCACTCTCTTTGTTGCGCTTAGTCCTCAG GGTACAGCTGAAGGAGAGCTCTTTCTGGATGATGGGCACACGTTCAACTATGAGACTCGCCAAGAGTTCCTGCTGCGTCGATTCTTATTCTCTGGCAACACCCTTGTCTCTAG CTCGGCAGACCCTGAAGGACACTTTGAGACACCAATCTGGATTGAGCGGGTGGTGATAATAGGGGCTGGAAAGCCAGCAGCTGCGGTACTCCAGACAAAAG GATCTCCAGAAAGCCGCCTGTCCTTCCAGCATGACCCTGAGACCTCTGTGTTGGTCCTGCGCAAGCCTGGCATCAATGTGGCATCTGATTGGAGTATTCACCTGCGATAA
- the GANAB gene encoding neutral alpha-glucosidase AB isoform X2, whose protein sequence is MAEVAAVAARRRRSWASLVLVFLGVCLGITLAVDRSNFKTCEESSFCKRQRSIRPGLSPYRALLDSLQLGPDSLTVHLIHEVTKVLLVLELQGLQKNMTRIRIDELEPRRPRYRVPDVLVADPPIARLSVSGRDDNSVELTMAEGPYKIILTARPFRLDLLEDRSLLLSVNARGLLEFEHQRAPRVSFSDKVSLTLGSMWDKIKNLFSRQGSKDPAEGDGAQPEETPRDGDKAKETQGKAEKDEPGAWEETFKTHSDSKPYGPMSVGLDFSLPGMEHVYGIPEHADNLRLKVTEGGEPYRLYNLDVFQYELYNPMALYGSVPVLLAHNPHRDLGIFWLNAAETWVDISSNTAGKTLFGKMMDYLQGSGETPQTDVRWMSETGIIDVFLLLGPSISDVFRQYASLTGTQALPPLFSLGYHQSRWNYRDEADVLEVDQGFDEHNLPCDVIWLDIEHADGKRYFTWDPSRFPQPRTMLERLASKRRKLVAIVDPHIKVDSGYRVHDELRNLGLYVKTRDGSDYEGWCWPGSAGYPDFTNPTMRAWWANMFSYDNYEGSAPNLFVWNDMNEPSVFNGPEVTMLKDAQHYGGWEHRDVHNIYGLYVHMATADGLRQRSGGTERPFVLARAFFAGSQRFGAVWTGDNTAEWDHLKISIPMCLSLGLVGLSFCGADVGGFFKNPEPELLVRWYQMGAYQPFFRAHAHLDTGRREPWLLPSQHNDIIRDALGQRYSLLPFWYTLFYQAHREGIPIMRPLWVQYPQDVTTFSIDDQYLLGDALLVHPVSDSGAHGVQVYLPGQGEVWYDIQSYQKHHGPQTLYLPVTLSSIPVFQRGGTIVPRWMRVRRSSECMKDDPITLFVALSPQGTAEGELFLDDGHTFNYETRQEFLLRRFLFSGNTLVSSSADPEGHFETPIWIERVVIIGAGKPAAAVLQTKGSPESRLSFQHDPETSVLVLRKPGINVASDWSIHLR, encoded by the exons ATGGCGGAGGTAGCGGCAGTGGCGGCGCGTAGGAGGCG GTCTTGGGCATCTTTGGTACTGGTTTTTTTAGGGGTCTGCCTGGGGATTACCCTCGCTGTGGATAGAAGCAACTTTAAGACCTGTGAAGAGAGTTCTTTCTGCAA GCGACAGAGAAGCATACGGCCAGGCCTCTCTCCATACCGAGCCTTGCTGGACTCTCTACAGCTTGGTCCTGATTCTCTCACGGTCCATCTCATCCATGAGGTCACCAAG GTGTTGCTGGTGCTAGAGCTTCAGGGGCTTCAGAAGAACATGACTCGGATCAGAATTGATGAGCTGGAGCCTCGGCGACCCCGATACCGTGTGCCAGATGTTTTGGTGGCTGATCCGCCAATAGCTCG GCTTTCTGTCTCTGGTCGTGATGACAACAGTGTGGAGTTAACCATGGCTGAGGGACCCTACAAGATCATCTTGACAGCCCGGCCATTCCGCCTTGACCTACTAGAGGACCGAAGCCTTCTGCTTAGTGTCAATGCCCGAGGACTCTTGGAGTTTGAGCACCAGAGGGCCCCTAGGGTCTC TTTCTCGGATAAAGTTAGTCTCACGCTCGGTAGCATGTGGGATAAGATCAAGAACCTTTTCTCTAG GCAAGGATCAAAAGACCCAGCTGAGGGCGATGGGGCCCAGCCTGAGGAAACACCCAGGGATGGTGACAAGGCAA AGGAGACTCAGGGGAAGGCAGAGAAAGATGAGCCAGGAGCCTGGGAGGAGACATTCAAAACTCACTCTGACAGCAAACCATATG gCCCCATGTCTGTGGGTTTGGACTTCTCTCTGCCAGGCATGGAGCATGTCTATGGGATCCCTGAGCATGCAGACAATCTGAGGCTGAAGGTCACTGA GGGTGGGGAGCCATATCGCCTCTACAATTTGGATGTGTTCCAGTATGAGCTGTACAACCCCATGGCCTTGTATGGGTCTGTGCCTGTGCTCCTGGCACACAACCCTCATCGTGACTTGGGCATCTTCTGGCTCAATGCTGCAGAGACCTGGGTTGATATATCCTCCAACACTGCTGGGAAG ACCCTGTTTGGGAAGATGATGGACTACCTGCAGGGCTCTGGGGAGACCCCACAGACAGATGTTCGCTGGATGTCAGAAACTGGCATCATTGATGTCTTCCTGCTGCTTGGGCCCTCCATCTCTGATGTTTTCCGGCAATATGCTAGTCTCACAG GAACCCAGGCGTTGCCCCCACTCTTCTCCCTCGGCTACCACCAGAGCCGTTGGAACTACCGGGATGAGGCTGATGTGCTGGAAGTGGATCAGGGCTTTGATGAACACAATCTGCCCTGCGATGTCATCTGGCTGGACATTGAACATGCTGATGGCAAGCGGTATTTCACCTGGGACCCCAGTCGCTTCCCTCAGCCCCGCACCATGCTTGAGCGCTTGGCTTCTAAGAGGCGGAAG CTGGTGGCCATCGTAGACCCCCACATCAAGGTGGACTCCGGCTACCGAGTTCACGACGAGCTGCGGAACCTGGGGCTGTATGTTAAAACCCGGGATGGCTCTGACTATGAGGGCTGGTGCTGGCCAG GCTCAGCTGGTTACCCTGACTTCACTAATCCCACGATGAGGGCCTGGTGGGCTAACATGTTCAGCTATGACAATTATGAG GGCTCAGCTCCCAACCTCTTTGTCTGGAATGACATGAACGAACCATCTGTGTTCAATGGTCCTGAGGTCACCATGCTCAAGGATGCCCAGCATTATGGGGGCTGGGAGCACCGGGATGTGCATAACATCTATGGCCTTTATGTG CACATGGCGACTGCTGATGGGCTGAGACAGCGCTCTGGGGGCACGGAACGCCCCTTTGTCCTGGCCAGGGCCTTCTTCGCTGGTTCCCAGCGCTTTG GAGCCGTGTGGACAGGGGACAACACTGCCGAGTGGGACCATTTGAAGATCTCTATTCCTATGTGTCTCAGCTTGGGGCTGGTGGGACTTTCCTTCTGTGGGG cGGATGTGGGTGGCTTCTTCAAAAACCCAGAGCCAGAGCTGCTTGTGCGCTGGTACCAGATGGGTGCCTACCAGCCATTCTTCCGGGCACATGCCCACTTGGACACTGGGCGGCGAGAGCCATGGCTGTTACCATCTCAGCACAATGATATAATCCGAGATGCCTTGGGCCAGCGATATTCTTTGCTGCCTTTCTGGTACACCCTCTTCTATCAGGCCCATCGGGAAGGCATTCCTATCATGAG GCCCCTGTGGGTGCAGTATCCTCAGGATGTGACCACCTTCAGTATAGATGATCAGTACTTGCTTG GGGATGCATTGCTGGTTCACCCTGTATCAGACTCTGGAGCCCATGGTGTCCAGGTCTATCTGCCTGGCCAAGGGGAG GTGTGGTATGACATTCAAAGCTACCAGAAGCATCATGGTCCCCAGACTCTGTACCTGCCTGTAACTCTAAGCAGT ATCCCTGTGTTCCAGCGTGGAGGGACAATCGTGCCTCGATGGATGCGAGTGCGGCGGTCTTCAGAATGTATGAAGGATGACCCAATCACTCTCTTTGTTGCGCTTAGTCCTCAG GGTACAGCTGAAGGAGAGCTCTTTCTGGATGATGGGCACACGTTCAACTATGAGACTCGCCAAGAGTTCCTGCTGCGTCGATTCTTATTCTCTGGCAACACCCTTGTCTCTAG CTCGGCAGACCCTGAAGGACACTTTGAGACACCAATCTGGATTGAGCGGGTGGTGATAATAGGGGCTGGAAAGCCAGCAGCTGCGGTACTCCAGACAAAAG GATCTCCAGAAAGCCGCCTGTCCTTCCAGCATGACCCTGAGACCTCTGTGTTGGTCCTGCGCAAGCCTGGCATCAATGTGGCATCTGATTGGAGTATTCACCTGCGATAA